A window of the Harpia harpyja isolate bHarHar1 chromosome 25, bHarHar1 primary haplotype, whole genome shotgun sequence genome harbors these coding sequences:
- the DDR1 gene encoding epithelial discoidin domain-containing receptor 1 isoform X3 gives MGVLPLPLPLLLLAAGTQASGLQLDGHLDLGRCRFALGMEDGSIPDSRLSASSAWSDSTAARHGRLGRSDGDGAWCPAGPVFPEEEEFLEVDLGRLHVVTLVGTQGRHAGGHGREFARAYRLRYSRDRHRWLRWRDRWGAEVIGGNEDPEGVVLKDLAPPPVARALRVYPRAPRAMSVCLRLELYGCPWEAGLLSYTAPRGQVMALDPAPVVLNDSTYDGYSVGPLQFGGLGQLADGVLGLDDFVRSRERRLWPGYDYVGWRRPPGPRPHVELEFEFEGLRTFRAMQVHCNNMHTRGVSIFGEVECRFKRSLATAWEPTPATHSLAGAVKDPSARSVTVSLGGRQARFIQCHFFFTGEWMLFSEITFLSDAVEEAVGASGWPPAAPADPSAGVMAVPEDSWHGDMATNLTTLAPGEPKPGQPVAKADHSRTSILIGCLVAIILLLLGVIFLILWRQYWKKILGKAQRRPSEDELRVQLSVPGDTIVINNATGVARGPPRYERIPPGQGEYQEPTRPRPSLPPAPPGPAAPLANPAYRLLLATYAQPMGGLARAPPDGAKPINTDGVAEPEGGAGAYAEADVTGGSAYAVAGPSPGPAPSPALPAFPRQRLRFREKLGEGQFGEVLLCEVEDPQALPPLSRPPDLPRGRPLLVAVKVLRPDATKNARRDFLQEARTLGRLRDPNIVRLLGVCAGAGPLCIITEYMEHGDLHQFLGGPRGPALSLATLLHVGAQIASGMRFLAGLNFVHRDLATRNCLVGEGFTVKVADFGMSRHLYAADYYRVRGRALLPIRWMAWECILMGTFTPASDAWAFGVTLWEVLTRCREQPYGRLSDEQVIANAGHHFRAQGRQEYLPCPPGCPAALHGVMLRCWSRDAADRPSFGLLHRLLRDHTVLA, from the exons ATGGGggtcctccccctgcccctccccctcctgctgctggccgcggggacccaggcgtccgggctgCAGCTCGATGGGCACCTCGACCTGG gcAGGTGCCGCTTTGCCCTGGGCATGGAGGACGGCTCCATCCCCGACAGCCGCCTCTCGGCCTCCAGCGCCTGGTCTGACTCCACCGCCGCCCGCCACGGCCG GCTGGGTCGCAGCGATGGGGATGGTGCCTGGTGTCCCGCGGGTCCCGTCTTCCCAGAGGAAGAGGAGTTCCTGGAGGTGGACCTAGGTCGGCTGCACGTGGTGACACTggtggggacacagggacgtCACGCCGGTGGCCATGGCAGGGAGTTTGCCCGTGCCTACCGGCTGCGCTACAGCCGTGACCGGCACCGCTGGCTGCGCTGGCGCGACCGATGGGGCGCTGAG GTGATCGGGGGTAACGAGGACCCCGAGGGGGTGGTGCTGAAGGACCTGGCACCCCCCCCCGTGGCGCGGGCGTTGCGGGTCTACCCCCGGGCCCCCCGTGCCATGAGTGTCTGCCTGCGCCTGGAGCTCTACGGCTGTCCGTGGGAGG ccggGCTCCTGTCCTACACGGCGCCACGGGGACAGGTGATGGCCCTCGACCCGGCGCCTGTTGTCCTCAACGACTCCACCTACGACGGATACAGCGTTGGCCC GCTGCAGTTTGGGGGGCTGGGCCAGTTGGCGGACGGGGTGCTGGGACTGGACGACTTCGTGCGGAGCCGTGAGCGACGTCTTTGGCCGGGCTACGACTACGTGGGATGGCGTCGGCCCCCCGGCCCCCGACCCCACGTGGAGCTGGAGTTCGAGTTCGAGGGGCTCCGGACCTTCCGCGCCATGCAG GTTCATTGCAACAACATGCACACGCGGGGGGTGAGCATCTTCGGGGAGGTGGAGTGCCGCTTCAAGAGGAGCCTGGCCACGGCCTGGGAGCCCACCCCGGCCACCCACAGCCTGGCCGGGGCCGTCAAGGACCCCAGCGCCCGTTCGGTCACGGTGTCCTTGGGCGGGCGCCAGGCCCGCTTCATCCAGTGTCACTTCTTCTTCACCGGGGAGTGGATGCTCTTCAGTGAGATCACCTTCCTCTCAG ACGCGGTGGAGGAGGCGGTGGGGGCCAGTGGGTGGCCCCCAGCTGCCCCCGCCGACCCCTCGGCAGGGGTCATGGCCGTCCCTGAGGATTCCTGGCATGGGGACATGGCTACCAACCTCACTACCTTGG cCCCCGGGGAACCCAAGCCAGGGCAGCCAGTCGCCAAAGCTGACCACAGCCGCACGTCCATCCTGATTGGCTGCCTGGTGGCCATCATCTTGCTCCTATTGGGCGTCATCTTCCTCATCCTCTGGCGGCAGTACTGGAAGAAAATACTGGGGAAG GCCCAGCGCCGGCCCTCAGAGGACGAGCTGCGGGTGCAGCTCTCGGTGCCAGGTGACACCATCGTCATCAACAATGCAACCGGGGTGGCACGGGGACCCCCCCGCTACGAGCGCATCCCCCCAGGCCAAGGCGAGTACCAGGAGCCGACACGGCCGCGACCGTCGCTGCCTCCGGCCCCCCCTGGACCCG CAGCACCTCTTGCCAACCCGGCCTATCGGCTCCTGCTGGCCACCTATGCCCAGCCAATGGGAGGGCTCGCTCGGGCCCCACCTGATGGGGCTAAGCCAATCAATACAGATG GTGTGGCAGAGCCCGAGGGCGGAGCGGGGGCCTATGCGGAGGCTGACGTCACTGGAGGCTCCGCCTATGCTGTGGCtggcccctcccctggccccgcccccagccccgccctccccgccttCCCTCGCCAGCGCCTCCGCTTCCGCGAGAAGCTGGGGGAGGGGCAGTTTGGAGAG GTGCTGCTGTGTGAGGTGGAGGACCCCCAGGCCCTGCCCCCCCTCTCGCGCCCCCCCGACCTGCCCCGAGGGCGCCCCCTACTGGTCGCCGTCAAGGTCTTGCGCCCCGACGCTACCAAGAACGCCag GCGGGACTTCCTGCAGGAGGCGCGGACCCTGGGGCGCCTGCGGGACCCCAACATCGTGCGGTTGCTGGGGGTGTGCGCAGGGGCCGGCCCCCTCTGCATCATCACCGAGTACATGGAGCACGGCGACCTCCATCAGTTCCTGGGGGGGCCTCGCGGCCCCGCCCTCAG cctggccACCCTACTGCACGTGGGGGCTCAGATCGCCTCGGGGATGCGGTTCCTGGCCGGTTTGAATTTCGTTCACCGCGACCTGGCCACCCGTAACTGCCTGGTGGGCGAGGGCTTCACCGTCAAGGTGGCCGATTTCGGCATGAGCCGGCACCTCTACGCCGCCGATTATTACCGCGTCCGGGGGCGGGCCCTGCTGCCCATCCGGTGGATGGCCTGGGAGTGCATCCTTATG GGGACCTTCACGCCAGCCAGTGATGCCTGGGCTTTTGGGGTGACGCTGTGGGAGGTGCTGACACGGTGCCGCGAGCAGCCCTACGGGCGCCTGAGCGACGAGCAGGTCATCGCCAACGCCGGGCACCACTTCCGTGCCCAGGGCCGCCAG GAGTACCTGCCGTGCCCCCCGGGCTGCCCGGCAGCGCTGCACGGGGTGATGCTGCGCTGCTGGTCCCGCGACGCCGCCGACCGCCCGTCCTTCGGCCTCCTGCACCGGCTGCTGCGCGACCACACTGTCCTCGCCTGA
- the DDR1 gene encoding epithelial discoidin domain-containing receptor 1 isoform X4: protein MGVLPLPLPLLLLAAGTQASGLQLDGHLDLGRCRFALGMEDGSIPDSRLSASSAWSDSTAARHGRLGRSDGDGAWCPAGPVFPEEEEFLEVDLGRLHVVTLVGTQGRHAGGHGREFARAYRLRYSRDRHRWLRWRDRWGAEVIGGNEDPEGVVLKDLAPPPVARALRVYPRAPRAMSVCLRLELYGCPWEAGLLSYTAPRGQVMALDPAPVVLNDSTYDGYSVGPLQFGGLGQLADGVLGLDDFVRSRERRLWPGYDYVGWRRPPGPRPHVELEFEFEGLRTFRAMQVHCNNMHTRGVSIFGEVECRFKRSLATAWEPTPATHSLAGAVKDPSARSVTVSLGGRQARFIQCHFFFTGEWMLFSEITFLSDAVEEAVGASGWPPAAPADPSAGVMAVPEDSWHGDMATNLTTLAPGEPKPGQPVAKADHSRTSILIGCLVAIILLLLGVIFLILWRQYWKKILGKAQRRPSEDELRVQLSVPGDTIVINNATGVARGPPRYERIPPGQGEYQEPTRPRPSLPPAPPGPAPLANPAYRLLLATYAQPMGGLARAPPDGAKPINTDGVAEPEGGAGAYAEADVTGGSAYAVAGPSPGPAPSPALPAFPRQRLRFREKLGEGQFGEVLLCEVEDPQALPPLSRPPDLPRGRPLLVAVKVLRPDATKNARRDFLQEARTLGRLRDPNIVRLLGVCAGAGPLCIITEYMEHGDLHQFLGGPRGPALSLATLLHVGAQIASGMRFLAGLNFVHRDLATRNCLVGEGFTVKVADFGMSRHLYAADYYRVRGRALLPIRWMAWECILMGTFTPASDAWAFGVTLWEVLTRCREQPYGRLSDEQVIANAGHHFRAQGRQEYLPCPPGCPAALHGVMLRCWSRDAADRPSFGLLHRLLRDHTVLA, encoded by the exons ATGGGggtcctccccctgcccctccccctcctgctgctggccgcggggacccaggcgtccgggctgCAGCTCGATGGGCACCTCGACCTGG gcAGGTGCCGCTTTGCCCTGGGCATGGAGGACGGCTCCATCCCCGACAGCCGCCTCTCGGCCTCCAGCGCCTGGTCTGACTCCACCGCCGCCCGCCACGGCCG GCTGGGTCGCAGCGATGGGGATGGTGCCTGGTGTCCCGCGGGTCCCGTCTTCCCAGAGGAAGAGGAGTTCCTGGAGGTGGACCTAGGTCGGCTGCACGTGGTGACACTggtggggacacagggacgtCACGCCGGTGGCCATGGCAGGGAGTTTGCCCGTGCCTACCGGCTGCGCTACAGCCGTGACCGGCACCGCTGGCTGCGCTGGCGCGACCGATGGGGCGCTGAG GTGATCGGGGGTAACGAGGACCCCGAGGGGGTGGTGCTGAAGGACCTGGCACCCCCCCCCGTGGCGCGGGCGTTGCGGGTCTACCCCCGGGCCCCCCGTGCCATGAGTGTCTGCCTGCGCCTGGAGCTCTACGGCTGTCCGTGGGAGG ccggGCTCCTGTCCTACACGGCGCCACGGGGACAGGTGATGGCCCTCGACCCGGCGCCTGTTGTCCTCAACGACTCCACCTACGACGGATACAGCGTTGGCCC GCTGCAGTTTGGGGGGCTGGGCCAGTTGGCGGACGGGGTGCTGGGACTGGACGACTTCGTGCGGAGCCGTGAGCGACGTCTTTGGCCGGGCTACGACTACGTGGGATGGCGTCGGCCCCCCGGCCCCCGACCCCACGTGGAGCTGGAGTTCGAGTTCGAGGGGCTCCGGACCTTCCGCGCCATGCAG GTTCATTGCAACAACATGCACACGCGGGGGGTGAGCATCTTCGGGGAGGTGGAGTGCCGCTTCAAGAGGAGCCTGGCCACGGCCTGGGAGCCCACCCCGGCCACCCACAGCCTGGCCGGGGCCGTCAAGGACCCCAGCGCCCGTTCGGTCACGGTGTCCTTGGGCGGGCGCCAGGCCCGCTTCATCCAGTGTCACTTCTTCTTCACCGGGGAGTGGATGCTCTTCAGTGAGATCACCTTCCTCTCAG ACGCGGTGGAGGAGGCGGTGGGGGCCAGTGGGTGGCCCCCAGCTGCCCCCGCCGACCCCTCGGCAGGGGTCATGGCCGTCCCTGAGGATTCCTGGCATGGGGACATGGCTACCAACCTCACTACCTTGG cCCCCGGGGAACCCAAGCCAGGGCAGCCAGTCGCCAAAGCTGACCACAGCCGCACGTCCATCCTGATTGGCTGCCTGGTGGCCATCATCTTGCTCCTATTGGGCGTCATCTTCCTCATCCTCTGGCGGCAGTACTGGAAGAAAATACTGGGGAAG GCCCAGCGCCGGCCCTCAGAGGACGAGCTGCGGGTGCAGCTCTCGGTGCCAGGTGACACCATCGTCATCAACAATGCAACCGGGGTGGCACGGGGACCCCCCCGCTACGAGCGCATCCCCCCAGGCCAAGGCGAGTACCAGGAGCCGACACGGCCGCGACCGTCGCTGCCTCCGGCCCCCCCTGGACCCG CACCTCTTGCCAACCCGGCCTATCGGCTCCTGCTGGCCACCTATGCCCAGCCAATGGGAGGGCTCGCTCGGGCCCCACCTGATGGGGCTAAGCCAATCAATACAGATG GTGTGGCAGAGCCCGAGGGCGGAGCGGGGGCCTATGCGGAGGCTGACGTCACTGGAGGCTCCGCCTATGCTGTGGCtggcccctcccctggccccgcccccagccccgccctccccgccttCCCTCGCCAGCGCCTCCGCTTCCGCGAGAAGCTGGGGGAGGGGCAGTTTGGAGAG GTGCTGCTGTGTGAGGTGGAGGACCCCCAGGCCCTGCCCCCCCTCTCGCGCCCCCCCGACCTGCCCCGAGGGCGCCCCCTACTGGTCGCCGTCAAGGTCTTGCGCCCCGACGCTACCAAGAACGCCag GCGGGACTTCCTGCAGGAGGCGCGGACCCTGGGGCGCCTGCGGGACCCCAACATCGTGCGGTTGCTGGGGGTGTGCGCAGGGGCCGGCCCCCTCTGCATCATCACCGAGTACATGGAGCACGGCGACCTCCATCAGTTCCTGGGGGGGCCTCGCGGCCCCGCCCTCAG cctggccACCCTACTGCACGTGGGGGCTCAGATCGCCTCGGGGATGCGGTTCCTGGCCGGTTTGAATTTCGTTCACCGCGACCTGGCCACCCGTAACTGCCTGGTGGGCGAGGGCTTCACCGTCAAGGTGGCCGATTTCGGCATGAGCCGGCACCTCTACGCCGCCGATTATTACCGCGTCCGGGGGCGGGCCCTGCTGCCCATCCGGTGGATGGCCTGGGAGTGCATCCTTATG GGGACCTTCACGCCAGCCAGTGATGCCTGGGCTTTTGGGGTGACGCTGTGGGAGGTGCTGACACGGTGCCGCGAGCAGCCCTACGGGCGCCTGAGCGACGAGCAGGTCATCGCCAACGCCGGGCACCACTTCCGTGCCCAGGGCCGCCAG GAGTACCTGCCGTGCCCCCCGGGCTGCCCGGCAGCGCTGCACGGGGTGATGCTGCGCTGCTGGTCCCGCGACGCCGCCGACCGCCCGTCCTTCGGCCTCCTGCACCGGCTGCTGCGCGACCACACTGTCCTCGCCTGA
- the DDR1 gene encoding epithelial discoidin domain-containing receptor 1 isoform X5, with protein sequence MSVCLRLELYGCPWEAGLLSYTAPRGQVMALDPAPVVLNDSTYDGYSVGPLQFGGLGQLADGVLGLDDFVRSRERRLWPGYDYVGWRRPPGPRPHVELEFEFEGLRTFRAMQVHCNNMHTRGVSIFGEVECRFKRSLATAWEPTPATHSLAGAVKDPSARSVTVSLGGRQARFIQCHFFFTGEWMLFSEITFLSDAVEEAVGASGWPPAAPADPSAGVMAVPEDSWHGDMATNLTTLAPGEPKPGQPVAKADHSRTSILIGCLVAIILLLLGVIFLILWRQYWKKILGKAQRRPSEDELRVQLSVPGDTIVINNATGVARGPPRYERIPPGQGEYQEPTRPRPSLPPAPPGPAAPLANPAYRLLLATYAQPMGGLARAPPDGAKPINTDGVAEPEGGAGAYAEADVTGGSAYAVAGPSPGPAPSPALPAFPRQRLRFREKLGEGQFGEVLLCEVEDPQALPPLSRPPDLPRGRPLLVAVKVLRPDATKNARRDFLQEARTLGRLRDPNIVRLLGVCAGAGPLCIITEYMEHGDLHQFLGGPRGPALSLATLLHVGAQIASGMRFLAGLNFVHRDLATRNCLVGEGFTVKVADFGMSRHLYAADYYRVRGRALLPIRWMAWECILMGTFTPASDAWAFGVTLWEVLTRCREQPYGRLSDEQVIANAGHHFRAQGRQEYLPCPPGCPAALHGVMLRCWSRDAADRPSFGLLHRLLRDHTVLA encoded by the exons ATGAGTGTCTGCCTGCGCCTGGAGCTCTACGGCTGTCCGTGGGAGG ccggGCTCCTGTCCTACACGGCGCCACGGGGACAGGTGATGGCCCTCGACCCGGCGCCTGTTGTCCTCAACGACTCCACCTACGACGGATACAGCGTTGGCCC GCTGCAGTTTGGGGGGCTGGGCCAGTTGGCGGACGGGGTGCTGGGACTGGACGACTTCGTGCGGAGCCGTGAGCGACGTCTTTGGCCGGGCTACGACTACGTGGGATGGCGTCGGCCCCCCGGCCCCCGACCCCACGTGGAGCTGGAGTTCGAGTTCGAGGGGCTCCGGACCTTCCGCGCCATGCAG GTTCATTGCAACAACATGCACACGCGGGGGGTGAGCATCTTCGGGGAGGTGGAGTGCCGCTTCAAGAGGAGCCTGGCCACGGCCTGGGAGCCCACCCCGGCCACCCACAGCCTGGCCGGGGCCGTCAAGGACCCCAGCGCCCGTTCGGTCACGGTGTCCTTGGGCGGGCGCCAGGCCCGCTTCATCCAGTGTCACTTCTTCTTCACCGGGGAGTGGATGCTCTTCAGTGAGATCACCTTCCTCTCAG ACGCGGTGGAGGAGGCGGTGGGGGCCAGTGGGTGGCCCCCAGCTGCCCCCGCCGACCCCTCGGCAGGGGTCATGGCCGTCCCTGAGGATTCCTGGCATGGGGACATGGCTACCAACCTCACTACCTTGG cCCCCGGGGAACCCAAGCCAGGGCAGCCAGTCGCCAAAGCTGACCACAGCCGCACGTCCATCCTGATTGGCTGCCTGGTGGCCATCATCTTGCTCCTATTGGGCGTCATCTTCCTCATCCTCTGGCGGCAGTACTGGAAGAAAATACTGGGGAAG GCCCAGCGCCGGCCCTCAGAGGACGAGCTGCGGGTGCAGCTCTCGGTGCCAGGTGACACCATCGTCATCAACAATGCAACCGGGGTGGCACGGGGACCCCCCCGCTACGAGCGCATCCCCCCAGGCCAAGGCGAGTACCAGGAGCCGACACGGCCGCGACCGTCGCTGCCTCCGGCCCCCCCTGGACCCG CAGCACCTCTTGCCAACCCGGCCTATCGGCTCCTGCTGGCCACCTATGCCCAGCCAATGGGAGGGCTCGCTCGGGCCCCACCTGATGGGGCTAAGCCAATCAATACAGATG GTGTGGCAGAGCCCGAGGGCGGAGCGGGGGCCTATGCGGAGGCTGACGTCACTGGAGGCTCCGCCTATGCTGTGGCtggcccctcccctggccccgcccccagccccgccctccccgccttCCCTCGCCAGCGCCTCCGCTTCCGCGAGAAGCTGGGGGAGGGGCAGTTTGGAGAG GTGCTGCTGTGTGAGGTGGAGGACCCCCAGGCCCTGCCCCCCCTCTCGCGCCCCCCCGACCTGCCCCGAGGGCGCCCCCTACTGGTCGCCGTCAAGGTCTTGCGCCCCGACGCTACCAAGAACGCCag GCGGGACTTCCTGCAGGAGGCGCGGACCCTGGGGCGCCTGCGGGACCCCAACATCGTGCGGTTGCTGGGGGTGTGCGCAGGGGCCGGCCCCCTCTGCATCATCACCGAGTACATGGAGCACGGCGACCTCCATCAGTTCCTGGGGGGGCCTCGCGGCCCCGCCCTCAG cctggccACCCTACTGCACGTGGGGGCTCAGATCGCCTCGGGGATGCGGTTCCTGGCCGGTTTGAATTTCGTTCACCGCGACCTGGCCACCCGTAACTGCCTGGTGGGCGAGGGCTTCACCGTCAAGGTGGCCGATTTCGGCATGAGCCGGCACCTCTACGCCGCCGATTATTACCGCGTCCGGGGGCGGGCCCTGCTGCCCATCCGGTGGATGGCCTGGGAGTGCATCCTTATG GGGACCTTCACGCCAGCCAGTGATGCCTGGGCTTTTGGGGTGACGCTGTGGGAGGTGCTGACACGGTGCCGCGAGCAGCCCTACGGGCGCCTGAGCGACGAGCAGGTCATCGCCAACGCCGGGCACCACTTCCGTGCCCAGGGCCGCCAG GAGTACCTGCCGTGCCCCCCGGGCTGCCCGGCAGCGCTGCACGGGGTGATGCTGCGCTGCTGGTCCCGCGACGCCGCCGACCGCCCGTCCTTCGGCCTCCTGCACCGGCTGCTGCGCGACCACACTGTCCTCGCCTGA
- the IER3 gene encoding radiation-inducible immediate-early gene IEX-1: MTMTMAAAAATTTCPGRGWGQPEGIPGGVTPSPPRHFTFEPPVGPSGPPRPRRRHRRVLYPPAVRRPPPTEEPSAAKRLLVLLLAVVSAQVYSAPGDVTPEVAATATVTPETPVVTLETPMTPAVTSPPGDGALLRTAVTPTETNWMPNGTLVGTPAAPTGIPMGASCPRLLLSPALRPHSCRAGHTAS, encoded by the exons ATGACGATGACGATGGCGGCCGCGGCGGCGACAACGACGTGCCCGGGCCGGGGTTGGGGACAACCTGAGGGGATCCCCGGTGGGGTCACCCCTTCCCCACCCCGGCATTTCACCTTTGAGCCTCCGGTAGGGCCCAGCGGCCCCCCTAggccccgccgccggcaccgTCGCGTTCTCTACCCGCCCGCT GTGCGGCGGCCGCCCCCCACGGAAGAACCGAGCGCGGCAAAGCGGCTCCTGGTGCTGCTGTTGGCTGTGGTGAGTGCCCAGGTGTACAGCGCGCCCGGGGATGTGACACCCGAAGTGGCCGCGACGGCCACGGTGACACCCGAGACACCCGTGGTGACCCTTGAGACACCCATGACACCTGCTGTGACATCCCCACCCGGGGACGGAGCGCTGCTCAGGACTGCTGTGACACCCACGGAGACAAACTGGATGCCCAATGGGACACTGGTGGGGACACCAGCAGCACCCACGGGGATACCCATGGGTGCCTCCTGCCCTCGGCTGCTGCTGTCACCTGCCCTGCGGCCCCACAGCTGCAGAGCCGGACACACTGCCAGCTGA